Part of the Lolium rigidum isolate FL_2022 chromosome 6, APGP_CSIRO_Lrig_0.1, whole genome shotgun sequence genome, GAAGTTGCAGTTAAGTTCAGAACAATGTACTCAATATAACTGTTAAGAGGGACCTGAGACCATACACTTTGCTGCAGAGACGGGCTGTGTATCCAACTCCCATGCGCTGGATCAAACATCTCAACTTCTGAAAAAGATTGAGACCCATTCCCCCCACCAATAGCAAATATTTTACCATTCAACGTAGCTCCAGCAAGACCTCCTTTGTTCTGTTTCAAGCATGGGCATGTTATCCACACATTGCTCACCCTGTTGTAGCTTTCCACTGATAAAGCAGTGCAGGCAGTCAACAACTTGCAGTGCTATAAATATATTTATTTGTCACGTAGAAGAATGTATACCTGTGTTGTACCACGaatcgccatcaccaccaccaaaAACGAAGAGATGCTCATTAAATGCAGCAACAGCAGCATATGCACGGGCTGAGCTCATAGGCCTTAGCGGCACTAGTCTGTCTATTGTAGGATAAAATGAATCAAGGGATGGCAAGCAGGTATAGCCATTATGACCACCTATTAGGAATATTGATGGCCCTTCAACATTATTGCGTTTTTCACCAAGGAGTGCCGCTGAATACTCCAATTGTAATTTCTCATATTGGTATTGCAGTTGCTGAATTTTTGTTTCCATGATCTTTACAGTTTCCCTCAATACAAGCCTTTCTTGATCTGATTCAGTCTGGAATGTGAAAGCAGAATCAAGATGGGAGGGCACGACGGATGCATAAAGAACACGCATGGATGATATAATTAACTCAACATCACACACATCTAGAGCATAAGGAAAACATATACAGTTTCATACTTccaataaaattttaaaattactCAAAATTACATCTTTGTGGACATACAAATAATAAGAGGTTAAAAATCATGAATGCAGCTTCatctatgtactccctccgattcgtattacttgatgctaatatagatgtatctagacacattttagttgtagatatatccattttagcatcaagtaatatggatcggagggagtaatacttTCCTCTCCAACAGATAACAATTTACACCCAAAATTTCAACATAAACAAGTCAATACCTGCTTTTCCCAAATTGCTTCAGTCTTCTTGGCTAATTCATTGATAATTTGAAGCAGCTGCATACAATGTCAGAAATAACATTACATACATGTGCTTATACAAAATATACTAGAAATTATATCATTGTAAATCTGGAATACAATGTAAATAATAAAGGGCAAGAGGTAATCAATGTAATAGAATAGCATACAGCACCTCATCATTTTCACAACGTTGCTCAAGGGATGTGTTGTCTTTCACAATTGCATCACCCTCCAAGGTGGCATTAGATGAATCTTTGGTAAGAGTCTGTCGTAAACAAGACAATTCTTGCAACTTTTGCAAAACAGCCATTGTGCCATGTTGTTCATCATGAAATGGATTGATACGTGGATGGTCATCATTCACAGATTCTATTTCTTTCTCAGTCACACTGTCATTCAAACCATCCCGCTCAGAAGCCTTCTCACTAAAGTTACTCTCTGATGTTCTACTTGCGCTAGAAATACCATAGTTGGCATTTCGATCGACCGATTTGTAAGGAACCATATCATTTGAATGTGACGAAACACCAAACTGATTGCCATCCTTCAGACCAGAATCGATTTCTTTTCGAACAGCGTGAACAGAAGCAGGAAACCCAGAAAGGTTCTGGGCTCTTGGAATAGCATGGGCATGAGCAGGTACAAACAAAGAAACTAGGTCTCTTGTTTGTGCATTGTCTAGCTCAAAGTAGATGTGGCGAAAGTTATAATAATTGCCACTAATCACACTTTTGTACTTGGTCTCTGGAAGTGGTAAGCACTGAGTTTTGGTGGAGACACGAACCTTAAGAACAAAAATGAAGTCACTCACATATCACAATCAGTTTACAAAACTATAAATAGCAAACTAATACATACAAACTAAAGTGCCAAAAATATTGAACACTGACTGTTATATGATGATACCTGTGCAGGATATTGTGTCTTTGTTCTACCATCACGACTCCAAGCAAATTGGTCAATGGCAATCTGGCCAGGAGTTGCAGCCTCGAAAATGCCATGCATTTTTCTGTCACTATAATTGAACAGAAACAGAGGCATTCCGGGCTTAATATTCTTCACATAGGAGAAATGAACTGAAGGCAAACCTATAAAGCAAAAAAGGTAGCAAGAAAATACATTCAAACTTAATGAGCATTTAAAAAAAATACTGATGAGGAACAAGCTAATGTTCCAGAAATCATAGAGGTAAGAGGACAACAAATACATTGTAATGAAATTATCATACAGGTGATACGGCTCAAGCAATTTACTAACCAAATAGCTGTTTAGAGAGGCATTCATTGATCGTTTGGTGTGTGCAGCCAAAAATAACTCCTCCTAGCTCATCTTCCCCGAGATTACGTGCTGGAAAAGATTGGTCACCATACCGCCGTGTATTGCTTTGATCTTGTTTTGGCGTTGCGACATTCTTGGTCTCAGTCTTCCTTCCAGTACCCattctttgaaaaaaaaaagtatgCAAAACACAACCATTATCACACCAACCAACACAAATACTATAGTGAACATAATTTGAAACTATTGGTCCAAAGGGTACTGATGTATCCAACATTATATTAACAGTAAGATCGTACAGAAAAAAACGGTCTGATCAAAAGCATCACGTCCATAAACCCCAGATTACCAAATGCCCTCAAACCTGAACAATAGACCTTTGGAAGCCCATAGTAATAGTTGCATCAAAAGATTTCTTGATTCTAGCTctcaaatcaaacaccaactggtTGATAAAAATTCAAGGGCACCATACAAACACTAGATCCACCACACAAGCTCCACGCCGAAATTACAGTGAGCTGCCTCACAATCCACTATGCAACCAGAAGGAAACAGTAGACCACTGCACCCACAGGACTCGAGTAGAACAGTCAAGAAAGGGTATACGACTCTACAAGAAATCCTTCAATGCAGAACTACAAAATCACACCAAGCTACAGTGCGACTCGCTAGCATCACTTGATTAGCTTTATGATGTACATGTGTTGTTGTAATAACCGTCCCAGGATTGATTGCATGAGCGCTGCTGGGTGCACATGTCTTTTTTGATGTATATTGTCTGTCGTGTGATGCCAAAGTGTCCAAAAACAGCATAAGTCATGGCAACTTTCTTGCTAATTAACCTGCTGATTAATTAGATTCACTagtgcttttatagttttattttGTAGAGAATTAGAGAATATTCGGAAATTTGGCTGGTTGTTACATAGTGGCTGCTGCATACTAGCTCCAAGCCTCAGCCGGCTGAGGTTGCCCATCATTTTCAAGAAACTTTGCCTCCAGCACCTTATAGACGAGGAGCGAGTAAAAATCCCACTTGTCCTAGAATACCCTTTCCGCATCGCTCCTAGGCAGCGCATGTTCAGCAAACTCAGCTGGCTGGATCCACTTTGGCTGAGGTGACTAGGGCATCGATGAGGACTTCCTCTTGTTCTCGGTGGGGCAATTGGAGGGAAGTCCCCTCATCGACTTCTGATTGACGTGTTACCAAAGCAGATGGTTGAGACAATAGGAGGAAAATCACCTCATCTAGATGTCTCAACATCAAGCTAACGTGCTACCAAATTTTGAGACTGGGGGCCATGAGTTGCTCGTACCATGGGCTACCTTGGGTATCATGTCACATGTGCTCGTACTGATCAACTCGTTGTATCCATCTACGTGCTACCTTGATAGATCCATCCATCTAAAAACTGAGATAGCCGATGTAAATATGTAACGCACGCAAGCGAGGTACCCCTAGCCCCAGTCTGGATGAGGTGATTTCCCACAAATTGCCCGAGCTACTAGCTATGGTAACGCATCAATCAAAGGTCAATGAGGTAATGTCCCTCCAATCGCCCCACCGAGAACAAGAGGAGACCATCATCGACACCCCGGTCGTCTCAGCCGAAGCGGGGTAATTTCTCTCCAACCGCCCCACCGAGAACAAGAGGAAGACATCATCGACACCACAGTTGTCGAAGAGGACCCTGCTGGCTGAGGTTGCCAACCATTCTCTTACTACGAGCGATATGGAAAAGCAACTCAAGGACAAGTGCAATTCTTACTCGCTCCTCGGCCCCACGGTGCTAGAGGCAAAGTTTCCAATGGAACCTTCATCATGCTTGGAAACTTTCCCTCCAGCACCTTGGGGCTGAGGAGCGAGTAAGAGTCGCACTTGTCCTTTAACAGGTTATCCGCATCGCTCCTAGGCAGAGCATGTTCGGCAAACTCAGTAGGTTGGATCCACTTCGGCTAAGGCGAATGGCGCATTGATGAGGGCTTCCTCTTGTTGTTGGTGGGGCGATTGGACAAAAAAAAACCATCATCCTTTGAGGGCGTGTTACCGAAGCGAATAGTTGAGACAATAGAAGAGAAATCACCTTATCAATATCGTCTCAACATCTAACTAATGTGCTACCAAACCTGGAGACTGGGGGCATGAGTGCGCCTCCTTTGAGCGCATTACGTACTCCCATGGGCTAGGCTACCTTGCGTATCGCGCGCTTCTACCGATCGACTCGTTGTATCCATCTACATGCTACCTTGATCGACCCATTTATCTCAAATTCGAGGCAGCCCATGCGAGTATATAACGCGCGCAAGCAAGCCACCCATGGCCCCCCAGTCTCGATGAGGTGTTTCTTCTCGAACGACAGCCTCTGCTTTTCGCAGGCACGTCCACAATGGCAGCCCTACTTTCACGCCATCGTTGCACACACGGGCGCACTTGGGTTTGTGATTAGGGTGGAAAAACGCAGTTCCTGCCATAAGCTAGCACTTGGGTTCAGCTAACAATTGGGTTCAGCTATCAGGTGGCCTGAACCTGTTTTGGCGACGGCAACACAGCTTGCTCTACACACATAAGCTAAAACAACGAGTTCCTCATATCAGTTTAGTTCGGTCTGGGTGGAGAAATCATCTGGTTCAGTTTGGGTTGGGTGCCATTACACGTTTCCGTGGTGTAGTATGGTTTGGTTTGCACGAACTCAACACCGGGTTTCAGTTTGCGTATAACTCAGATACCCGACCTTTGTCAGATGTAGTCGCGGCACCGGGTAAATCGCTGAAAATCCCAAAATAACCAGAGCCGTGCTCACGCCCAGCCCACCCAAAATTCTCACTACAGAATGCACCAAAAAATTCCACAGACGCGTACAGAAACAACGAATCGCCCACAGAGACGCGCACCTGAACCCCCTGAAAACTGGAAGACACCTCTCACCCGCACAATTCCGCAACCCCCGTCTCCGTACGGCCCGGGCCCAACGAGCACCAAGCGGCCATGGCCGGCAGCATTGGCCGCCGCCCACCCGCCAGCGAACCGCGACCACCGCACCCAAACCTCCGCGGCCACCCGCGCCGCGAACCCGACCAAAACCCCAGCAAACCCCCCGCCAGAACGGCAACAGAAAAATCACCAATCGCGCCCAAATCGGGGCGGGGAAGAGACGCCTCACCTCGCCCGGGCGCTGGGAGCCGGCGCGGTCGGGCGGCGAGGTCGCCCGCtcgagtcgccgccgccgccgcgagcttgATCCTGGAGGCCGCTGGAGCAGGGCGAGCACGGGTGGTTTCGTGCTTGCGGGGCGGGCCGTGCGGGTGTGTGTGTGTTGCTCGGGGCGGGCCGTGCGGAAAGCGAGGCCGCTTTTTGTGGTGGGGTAGTTGTGGGAGGACGACGTGGAGCGGCGGGTGGGGCCGGACTGTCCCGCGATTTCCGGCCTCCGTGACCGACCGACGCGAGTTCGCACGTCTGTGTGTGAGACGGTGAACAGGAGCGCACGGTACAAATCACTGTGGCGGAGCATACCCTACTCCTATGAGCAGTAGCGGAGCATGCAACAATTGTAAGACTGGGTCACTCAGCAAAATAGAACTAAACAGCACACATATTGTCCAGTTTTTTACTAGTGGGCCGAAATAATACCAGTGAAAATCAAATGTAAGGATGGGCCCCGACCCAGGTTGGTCCACCAGTAGCGCCACCCCTGTCTATGAGTATATTCGGAAAACTACGCCGGTCgattgaatcttgaaattgacgaagtcactgtCAACGGGAATGTCGCCTCCCCTGAATGAATATTTCACCTTTATGATACACTGATGTCAAatatggggtttgaactctggtgggctgggatacaaccatcctcTTAACCACCCAACCTCGGGTTGGTTCTCGACTGTCAGCCTACATGAACGCGCCATTTGAGCTCATTTAGGTTGGTTGCCATCGTTTCGGGATTTTGGGCTATGTTAATGCAACACGCGTGTTTAGGGGGATGCATATGCCCCGTTATGGTCACCACCCACCTCTACTTGGTGAGCTTAACATCTACCAATTCAGTGTTTAGGGTATTACACATGATCCAGATCACTACCGACGATGATAGACGCCTACGAGAAGATGAAATACATGTTCCAGATCACTTGTCCGCGATGATGAAATCCTTGAACCTACTTGTTTAGCCCTGATCTACGATCTTTGGCGTTTCATGTTCTTCGATCCTCGGAACAACATGTCATGTGATCGTGGGATGTGGAAAGTAGCCCGACTGTTCTGCTAAGAACTAGGAGGAAGCTTCTTCTGCCCCATCTCTCTTCTTGTACCTTTTGTGGCACTTGCCCGCGTAACCTGTCACTTGTGGGCTAACAATATCCCAACTTGTGTAGATTCCTAACACTTTCCCGTAGAACACCACATACAGTTGTATTTCTACCAAGATAGAGCAAAATGAACTAAATCAAGCATGCATGATCATATAAACAAGAGACAATGTCAAAAAAGTTAAGAACATTGATGTAGCCCCACCAAAGGACGGCACTACACCAAGACCaagtagtcccccaagtggaccgatgacatgaGCCCGAGTGAAAGCTatacatgacaaggtgaactcAATCCTCTCTACGCTCGACCTCAACACAACCTTTTAtgtaatgctacctcatgccgatattcgatgtgtcattaggtacaagtttCGACAAGTTTCCGCaaaggagggagaagaagacaaGACAAGacaagaagaagagaggagaagAATAGAACAAGAAGAGAAGGAAAGAGGGTGGCCGGCAGCAGTCAAGCCACCGGTCGAAGAGGGTCGGTACCTCCGGCCAGAGGTCGCCGGCACCACCAGCTAGAGGTGGCCGCTACCACCGACCAGTGGTGGCCGACACCATGCATATGCAGGAGGCCAGCCTCCCAGGCACCTCCACGTCGCCTCCCCGTGTCGACCCAGGATCGGTACTACCGGCCGCTCATGGCCGGTACTACCGACAAGCCCTGGCCGGTACCACCGGCCTAGGTACCGGCCCTGGTACCGCTCGCAGGCCTCGTTCCCAGTAGCCCCCATGCATCAATTCACATTTTACCGGTATTTTGgccggtaccagggcggtactaccgctccattCGAAACAAACTCCGATCTGAACCGTTGATCGTCATTTGTGTGGCTGCAACTTAAGTAGCTCTTTTACCAAAATACCCTTGACCAAATCTAGGCTATATGGAGCTCCCGTATCCCCCATTTGCTAGGGTTAGATTAAGTTTTGAGAATATCTTGAGCTTTGTCTCATCTACTACTAGGATCCCAAATCCTATGTATTAAGGCTACTCTTGTGGATCCAATCTTCTTCATGTGTGATTCTAGTGACTACACTCTCTCACTCATGTTCTAGGGTTGATTCCTACACCAATCTTACACCCCATGGATTCTACCGATATGTCTCTCCATGGGATGATTATATTGGCTTAGTCTAACCAGCTAAAGGAGTTAAATTTGTTTGTAtctgggttgtgtgtgtgtgtgtgtttgtgttttGATTTGGTTTTCCCCTTTTCCGCATCCCTAATTCCACCAACTCTTGGGTCAATTCGTGATTTGGGACCACAATTGGAGGCTCAGCCTCATCATACGGTATCAGTAGCTCTTGGTTAGCACGGATTTGACCCCCGTCCACCCAATTTCATCTCtaaaaaatttccaaaaaaatccccaaaaatagccctaaattgcctcttgatagtgttggcgtccgaaacccaccggcgagcaacggctggcaacacgaagagccgggaacaacctagagctgcggctggccctggtccatccgagcgacggcccgcaaagctcctggtacacacgtcccgatgctcggtgcaagggcgtgccacccgacctatacccggtcgggaaggtgatggatttgcttcgcttagtttcctgcatggcatacacgtaaacattaaatacgagcctcgatcggctctcaggttgtcctgtgaatcggctcaaggagccgatccacccatggttcgtatgagatctacgatcatggtggtcctgcttgatcaatataaagctaaaacgacctacgacgatttaggattttcaccacataattggaacgtcctacgcgtgattgagcctggcagccacgcacggtgataataaaccaaccctagacaaggcctaaaaaccaacacgaagttgatccccggaacgtcttgtctagggctagcaaactataccctacgtgctactggatccttcaacccgtttgcaaggcctaactatgcagatattaaactaatccttgaagaacaaggagcaatcataacagatcggatctactaaacatggatcaagcaaggtgccgcccctacgcctaagataggtgtaagggcggctagacgtctaagggttgcatggacaaaagcatgtatCGCGGTAaaataatgctaaccctaacacatctacgataactacgttgctcgccatcaacaaggcttcagcacgagcaacgcatgaacgacgaataaacgtatactgcctagatcgcaagatgcgatctaggcagcatgatgcttacccggaagaaaccctcgaaacaaaggggttggcgatgcgcctagattggtttgtgatgaacgtgattgttgtttttctcaataaccctaaatacatatttatagtccgtagactttctaacgtgggaataatcccaaccgtgcacgagccaaactctaactaaccgacacgtatcctactatgcttacagatacaagggcaaattagcccaaacttcgtgtacaaggccgcttcatgtatatcttccatgtatattctttaagcccatcttaattacggcccacctctgatccggtcaaattctggtgataacacatgcccacctggttttggaattgataattccaaaatcactctgcttttccttcgtcgggtcatgtcgtggcagggcaaaaccgtcgcagtatccttcatcatgatgccttgccttctcaacttctccgcgtgatttgaccgttgttgttttttttatttctttgggcaccacctcctcggaaactgctgtggcattgaatctccactatatccccttttatttaaccgctccaaacaatttcgccacttcatccccttgctctgttctggccatcggcaccaagaaaccccaatctcagagcaatgtcttgctcctcttcctcctccgcctcgtcggatctctcctcccagtccttctcctcctcctcctcctcctcccgcgaacccacaccagagtgggatccgatggcggctcagatggcggcgcacgacgagcgcgccccagaggagtgggaccaggaggaccacgcctcctccgtctggtccgaggacgacaagtccttgaccagcggagaggaAGAGCTCCAGTTCCtcaccgatggggaactggaatcggagaatgaggacgactcgttctcctgggacgattacacctcctccgaggaagaggaggaggaagacgacgacgactccctcgaggattacccgccggcgaagcgtttccgcgccgggtcagacgacgacgacgatgacgacgaagacgatgatgaagatgatgaggcccCCACTGGGGGCCGctggagcagtgacgaggagcccgccggcagcagcgccgatgagagctccgacgacgacgagggcagcgacggcccgtagagtaGGGTCTACTAGTATAGGTCTAGTAGTAttagcagattggtcaatagacctttcttttgttcttcctcccttgagcaatcggctctttctttgtaagaaatcctcttattaatgaagaaaatattcccctattaATTTTTGCTCTCTtgccaattttgccgattgtcaaatgaagtcgctgcacaaagagccgatggcagggcatcggcttgcatCATAAACACGATTTAAGGCCAAACCGGTTGCCTATTCATGCAGTCAAATAGATCTTATCCGTGTCTACGCCATTCTCAAATTTCAAACGCACAAATTCAGCAAATCCAACGAGAGAATCATCTCAAACGCCATGGACTCTGGCTTGAAACTGacctgttaacctgctcaattgagcttgttctgtctagagtcgatggctatgcatcggctttctcattattctaaagtcgatgtccgtgcatcggctgtactggtatccatatttctcaagtcgatgtcagcgcatcggctgtgatttgtatataattttttttttgccggCCGATTTTatgaatcggcccccatgttTTACTGCCCAtcgtcccacatgcttgggaaatatttcttgaggtgttgaccattgacagctgcTGGGAACTTAGTGCCGTCCAGctgctccagcatgtatgcattacccttcaaaacctggacgactttgtatggaccgtgccaattaggagaccatttgccatatgctttatccttggttcctaatggcaacactgcttcccatactagatcaccaacttgaaactcctttggtctcaccttcttattgtatgcacgagctaccttggctttgttctctttaatcttctccaacgaccaaagtctcagttccgttgcatcctcaatagtatcactcatcagagctgcatattcttcagctgtcaggtcattctgaaacgtgacacgtctcgatccagccgtaatttcccaaggcaatacggcttcctgcccatagacgagctggtatggcgaagtttttatagctccatggcatgacatgcgataggcccacaaagcttctgacaatgtttcatgccaaaccctagggttctcgtcaattttcctcttaatcagcttgatcaggctctgattTGATGCCTCAGCTTGCCCGTTgggttgagcatagtatggagatgatcggatcagcttaattcccatctcATCACAGaattttctgaattctttagagatgaagaccgaacctccatcggtcgtgatggtttgaggaatcccgaacctatgaatgacgtgttctttcacaaatttgataacatcttctgattttaccttcttcatagggacggcctccacccatttggtgaagtaatctgtaatggccaggatccactcgtggcctttgctcgacgcgaggatggattttgccgatcatatccatgccccaacctcggaatggccaaggcttgatgatgggattcattgctgatgcgggtaccatccgaatcttcccgaacatcgacacgcttggcatcccttgtagtacttgaagcaatcctcaagcatggtgggccaataaaaccccgatcgcctgatcagccacttcatcttatgagccgattggtgagttccacgggcgccttcatgcacctcatgtaagagccgattagactcggttggtcccgggcatttgagtagtaacccttccaacgtcccgtagaacatgtcatctcctataaggacatatttcatagccttgtatcttatccgtttaggtgccccccgagccgaatccttcaagtaattgaagatatcggctctccagtcatcctgttctaggaactgcacctgaacttctgacccgtctgtTATGTCCTTAtaacctgacgccatctgtgcgaggtcattggcctcggtattttgagatcttgggacccaattgaagttgatgtaccgaaatttggtcatcagctcgcggcattccatccaatatgggaagagtgactcactctcgcacttgtactcatccgtgagctgggagatcaccaacttcgagtctccaaaaagttccaccgcttctgcctcggcttccaaaagcaactccattcccttgcgtacttgcctcatactcggcgacattgttagtgcaaggggtagatagcccgatggagaaggaataatttgcccccgaggcgacacgagcaaaatgccgatgccacaaccgtcgtcacaagccgatccatcgaagaacatagcccatgcacgtacagatagtgctgctatattagtattaatccgctcagctatgagatcggccaacgcttgtcccttgatcgctttcgcaggctgataccggagatcgaattccGATAacacaaacatccacttaccaagtcggcctttcaaaacgagAGCCGacgagcatgtgcttgacaacgtcgacttgcatatgacgatgatttctgccgtcaaaaggatgtgatgaagcttggtgcaggtgaagaacaggcagaggcataacttctcgacctcaggataccttgtctctgcatccaacatcctacgGCTGAGGTAGaatacgaccttttcaacaccctcgtaaagttgcaccaccactgaagcaatggacgtgtcagctactgataagtagatatagaacggcctgtcttgctggggtggaactagcacaggcggcgttgtcagataccgcttaatctcatcaaacgcctgctgctgttacgcccccggtgaaactcgtcatcagatttaatcttcaccaacgccatgaacggctcaattcgtcctgacaggttagagatgaatcgtcggacgaagttgatcttgccgataagacgttggagctccttcttcgtggtaggcggctgcatggtacgtactgcctcttgacttttcaggccgatctcaattcctcgttcatgaaccagaaaacctaggaactgaccggccgtcacaccaaaggcacacttctttggattcattctcagtccgaacttccgagttcggtctaggatgcgtcgcaaatcatccaagtgtccctccatggagacagacttgatcaccacgtcatcgatgtagatttccaccaacttgccgatcagatcatgaaaaatataattcatggctcgttggtacgttgcaccggcattcttcagcccaaaagtcatgaccgcatattcaaacaagcccactgatcctggtactctgaatgcggtcttgtgtatatcttctggggccatgaagatttggttgtagccaacattgccatccatgaagcttaacaccttgtggccagcagctgcattgatcaatgtttct contains:
- the LOC124661098 gene encoding kelch-like protein 22 translates to MGTGRKTETKNVATPKQDQSNTRRYGDQSFPARNLGEDELGGVIFGCTHQTINECLSKQLFGLPSVHFSYVKNIKPGMPLFLFNYSDRKMHGIFEAATPGQIAIDQFAWSRDGRTKTQYPAQVRVSTKTQCLPLPETKYKSVISGNYYNFRHIYFELDNAQTRDLVSLFVPAHAHAIPRAQNLSGFPASVHAVRKEIDSGLKDGNQFGVSSHSNDMVPYKSVDRNANYGISSASRTSESNFSEKASERDGLNDSVTEKEIESVNDDHPRINPFHDEQHGTMAVLQKLQELSCLRQTLTKDSSNATLEGDAIVKDNTSLEQRCENDELLQIINELAKKTEAIWEKQTESDQERLVLRETVKIMETKIQQLQYQYEKLQLEYSAALLGEKRNNVEGPSIFLIGGHNGYTCLPSLDSFYPTIDRLVPLRPMSSARAYAAVAAFNEHLFVFGGGDGDSWYNTVESYNRVSNVWITCPCLKQNKGGLAGATLNGKIFAIGGGNGSQSFSEVEMFDPAHGSWIHSPSLQQSRFTTTATELNGVLYVAGGYDFNKDSYLQSLERYDPREGFWTQLTSMKTKRACHSVAVLGETLYALGGYDGNQMVSTVEIFDPRANSWRISSPFSVPRGYGCAVTVNDNVYLIGGTSADAESVETVEVYNERQGWSVPGYKAIGQRRFASAIAF